gccgtgactcccagggagccacggaaaccacagaatccttgcaaaaaacccacagTCCTGTAGTCCTATTGGAGAGACACAGCCAATGGCCAAGTAGGAGCCGCCCGTTGAAAAGACtgaggaaccactgccttatagataggggtgtttgaaaagagtgttatttatcttactcagaaataagcctgttgtattcagtaaggctgtaatcctatcttactcactggaaacgagcaaacaaaaaaaaaccacatctACCTATGTGAATTTATTCTTAtggtgccatttaaaaaaaattatacctcACCTTTCTTATGCTGgaacaaatgcccaaggcggcttacaaaattccaatgaaatttacaatatataaaaacaataaataaaaataataagaaaaatgacaaaaCTGGAGATTGACAAATTAGACCTAAATGAAGCAACAGAGCTTTTGTCTGGTATCATGACAAAAAAGGGCAGTATTAATATTTAGAAAAACCTATTAACAATTTCAGATAGATCAACAACTAAAGTCACAAGCTTACCACAGTATTAACAGGTTGGTTCTCCATGAACAACTCTCTATTGTCTTTGGCATATTCAAAAATTGTGTACGTCATGGATGTTCCAAGGTTAATTTCGACTTCCTCCATTAATTTATTCAATATACTTTGTTTTATAGATGAAGATCTAGAGAGATAAAAATACTTTCTTATAGAGATGAGTAAAAAATGGTTATTACAGAAGAAAGACTATTGTAAGTTTTAAAAGTTGAACTACTTACATGGCATTGTTGAAGAATGCGTCCATAGAAATGGCTGGAGCTGTTTGGGGGTATGTGTCAGGCCATGATATTTCTATTAAGAAAGCTTTAGGATCTCCACTTTCACCGATCTGAAGAATAGTTACAAATCATGACAGGAAGTTAATGTTCACACTCCCTTCTAGCCTGCATGCTTGTCTGCTAAAGCAAAACGCATACTTGCAAAAGGCTGCGTGCATGCTTGCTTGATTAAAGCAAGAGCCATTTCGCTTGACTTGTatgaacataaacaaaggtaatgggtgtgtgggtgtgagaAGGGTGTGAGaagatagggttcccccttatccACAGTCTCTGGTatctacctggggggggggaggaacgtATCCCTTGTGGATATTGGAGGACATCTAGATACTATCTTTCTCAAGGCAATGTACAATAAAAAACAtggataaaacattaaaataattttaaaaggtacAAGATTAAATGATACAGATAAAAATAGCAATAACATAAAAGTAAtggcataaaagcagcaacagaagatGAAAAGGTTCCCTAGAAAGTTTCACCTCCCCCCACAAAAGTTAAgacaaattatttttttaaatcatctggAAACCATATAAAGAGGGAGATGTTCTCATATATTCTGGTAACTATTTCCAGAGACATGGtgtcacaacagaaaaggccttgcaccttGCTTCCATCCCTGTGACTTGCCGCAATCTGAAGCCCCCTGGCTTCAGATGACAGTGGTGTCCTGTGCGGGGCCCTGATTATTGTACTGGATGCGCAAGATTATATGGGAGAAGACATCCTTGAGGTCCTTGATATTTAACAACTGGAGAACCATATTTTGAACAATGCTATATAATGAAAAGcataaaatacagaaataaaataaaatgaatctaCAATTATATTTTGTCCTTTTGTCTATTAAAAGCAATCTAGTACAATACAGTATATTTCCATACCCAATATTTTCCAGAACCCGCTTTCTGCTCTGGTTGAAAAAACGATGAACAGCGTTTGCAGAGACCCCAAGCACAGataaacatagggcacaatcctaaccaggtctactcagaagtaagtcctattgtgttcaatggggcttaatctcaggaaagtgtagttaggattgcagccctagtttcaTACCAGGTAGACTATGCCTGGGAACAAGGCAAAGATTTTCATGCTGCTTATAGTAGGTACCACAGCAGCATTCCCTTCCCCTCCAGTCACCTCTGATACATCCATACCTCTTCCAAACAATCAGGACAAGTCAATAGACATTACTAACAGGTAATCCAttattcttagggcacaatcctaaccccttatgtcagtgctttccagcactggcatagctgtgccaatgggacgtgtgctgcattctgcagttgggtgtcactcacggaggcctcctcaaagtaagagaatgtttgttcccttacctcagagcagtgtggcccttatgtcagtgctggaaagcactgacataaggggttaggattgcacccttagttaataTGGCTTTGTACAATCTCACCCTATATTGAAAGGAAACAGGACTAAGTTCTCTAAAACACTCATCGCCTTCATAAATGGAACGTAATGCTTCTAGCTCcatctgaaagggaaaaaaaacaagaaaactgttaattttaaatCTGAATAGAAAAACGCACAAATTTTTAAAGGCCAAGAGAGAGGTACAATCCCATAGCAGAGGATCAGAAGCACATAACCAATATATGATCGTTTGTATGAGCTTTATAAACCCTATTTATacaacttatagcacaatcccatcttgcactgaaacaggcaggccagaaggcctgtgctgtatccagtgcaagattggggccacaagtggctcagctggaagcaagggaaaactcttccccttatccccggataagccaccatggccccaatgggtctcctcagacttgcaccacctcaggtggtggcataagtccgaggtgGCTTTgtgctgctccacactgcttggggaatggggttgggatctggcaaaacagctgggttccagcaccacctcctgcacACCAAGCTGCCATGGCAGCTGGACGCAGCCTCCATGTGTCAgcgcagcttgctcccaaggaggtgcaaatgtgctttagggcatgtttgtgaccctcctaggctgatgcgagggacttgcgccagccaagcgcagggttaggattgcgcccttaatatctGAATGAATATCATCTTCTTCAAGCTTATTTCTAAAaagagttagccccactgaactctACGGAATTCACTTCTAActagaagtgcataggattgcactgtaaatcatgATTTTTATTTCAAATCAAAAAGCAACTGAGACCATCACATTTCACTTGGATACAAGATTTTTTCACAGCCACACCTACACCCTCAGGGAAGGTTTGCCACTGAAAAGAGTGAACTGCGCAGGAGGGTCAGTTGCCTTTTTTGAGGCTGAGCAGTGGTTTTTGAAGGCACCCTCAGTCTTTAAAGCCATTTGCTCTGCAGTATTGGGGGTATTAGTATAGTCTTATGAGAGCGGGTCCTGGTGTGGGAAGTGCTGTCTTGGAgcccatgcctactcagaattaagtcccattatagtcaatggggcttactcccaggaaattgtggacagggtggcagcctcagagcccaagcctatgctagtctactcagaagtaagtcccaccagagtcaatggggcttattcccaggaaagcggggctAGGAAGGTGGCCTGCACCTGTTGAGGCTCCCACTGCAGCCAGACCTTCCAGGGCCAGAGGCGGGGCTGCTCTTCTCCACCctagccccgccccgcccccttcgAGAccggcttaaccctttcaatgccTGCACTCCTCCCACACGCAGCCCGCCCCGGCCGCGCGCCTCACCTCCTGGTCCTCGTTGGCCGTCATGGCGCGACACGGGGGGAGGgacagccctcctcctcctccttcccctccccctcgccGTCCTCGAGAAGGCTGCGGCGCCCACCGCTGAGGAGGATCCACGCACTCCACCTCAGAGAGGGAATCCTTTCTGCGCATGCGCCGAAAATGACAAGGCGGGGAGGGCTCGCGAGcgcttctctctccttctattgGACGGCGTCAGCACGCGCCCTCACTCCTTCCCGCTTGCTATTGGCCAGCCGTTCCTAGCCGCGCCCCCTGGCGTTCCCTTCGCTTTCCCCTCCTCACAAGCCGGACTCCTCACAAGTCTTTGGCTTGGTCCCGCCTCTTTACAATTCCCTCTTTTCATTGGTCCTTACGTTTCCTTTTGTTGTGCCCGCCCACTTTCCTCCAACCAATGGGCTTCGCGTACAGGGCACGCTCGGCGCTCATTGGTGGTTGGAGCTATCGCTCTCGGCCGCTGGGTTTCCTCAGTCAGGCCTGCAGTGTACATTGCCCCCCATCTTTCAGTGCTGACGGCTGTGTCCCTGGGAGCTGAGCGGGCCCCTGGAGGGCGAGCTGCTGCGGTGGCTGCCTCCCCTCTGCAGGTGGGGTGCGGAATGCCTGACGGGGGTGCGGGAGGGAAGAGCACGGGGTGGGCTGAGGCGCCCAGCTGGGAAAGAAGGCAGGGGGGCTCCagggggggcaggaagggcaggagcctccccttcccaggcatttgagcctcatcctgtgcatgtctactcagaagtaagtctcattagagtcaatggggcttactcccaggtaactgtgggtaggatggcaggctcagagcccaagcctgtgtgtgtttactcagaagtaagtcccattgcattcaatggggcttactcccaggtgagtgtggataggattgcgtgCTAAGTCACAGCATGAAACAGGGTGGTGCCTCTCCTGGAAACAGGATTATGGGTGGTGGCAGGACTTATTTAGGCAGGTGATTGTGGGATGCTCTCCCTCTAGTTAAGGGTTGCCAACTAGGACCCATGAGAAAggtaaaggggttaatttgtgCCCAGGTCCATGGTCccagatggggggggaggggcaggagccaaaggagggacccagaaatttcctggggcttacattTTCCTCTCTCACCTGCGGTCACTGccctgtgggatgctgggtgtgtggctgctgctgttactgaaaatcatatgtgctgggccaaggaatgaaTACATGACAATTCTCCACGCAGTATCAAGTCTGGGAGGagactggcctgctacaatagctcctTGGTGTGTAGATCTGCTTACCATAAGAGCCCAGGGATGCAGTttcagggctacagctgctgcagaatatGCTTtagtgcacacaggacactttccattctagcgtgagcctaacTATGCTGATGCTGActtcctatatttaaaagatcttggaaagatttaggagtgtgtttggtttttcatattactgtcGCTGCTGACGCTGCATGGGTGGGTAGACGTGGGCTCTatattgggaagcccagtagacctgggctccaaagactatttcagcagttgccacccttcctctgccttatTTTGCACCCTCCTCACCCAccaacccctgttctgccctttctTGTCAccgctctccccaccccatcctcccctttgggaaggagcccaaaagaaactttttacctCTTGATAgcattcctctcggaggccctggtgCCCACAGTTGGTCTCTACCTAGGGACACTCATATGCTCCCCAAAGTCAATAAAATTGGACCTGGATCCAAGAGTTCTAGTTTCTGCAACTAGACTTAGAGTCTCAAGAGGCAAGCAGGTCATGTGAAGGGAATCCCATGTTTTGGGTGAGAGCCTGCAGTTGATTTGTTAAGATCGGTGCTGTCACATGGGGCAGAATGAATTAAACTGAGTACAGCCCATCCTGTTCTATTCTCTTTCTGACTGGTGTATTCTATCTGTTTGTGGCATCAACAATTTGGAGTACAAACGGAATACAGACATACTGTGGCATCCAATTGCACCCTGAACCCCTTTCTGCCTTTTCCATCTTGCACCTGGTTCAGTGTACCAGTGAAACAAAACTGTGACAAGGCACGTGTTGACCAAGTTATCACACTTGTTAGAATAGATGAGATTGACGCCTTTGGATCACTTGACCCTGCGGAACAGATCCCCGAAATTATGAGCCCCCTTTCCTTTTTTAGACACACACCTGAGGTGTGtctctttttttaatgcactatGATCACTGGGATAACTTTAATGTATTGATGCTTTCTTTATTTTCTTCATATTTAACAGCACCACATTTGTATAGTATAAACCTAAAGGTTTTTTCTTGTTGGTATGAGCCTAGTATCCTTTGCAAAGGTTGCAGCACTTCACCTGGATTTAGGATCCTCTCTGAGACCAGTCCATGAGTAGACATCTGAACCATTAAAAAGTTCCATAAAAAAGAACATTTCTTTGGTTATGGGTTTTTTCTGTCACAGTTCTATACAAATAGTGAAAAATGTACTCATCttatttaatatttgttttaCCTGATGGcagaatacaggcatgccccccatatctatgggggatacattcctgctcTCCTCACAGATATAGAAATgggataaaagggaaccctatacTTACTATGGCACCAAAcactcctgtctcttcctttgctgcCTGTTATAGAATGTTGGAAAGAGGAACATGAGAAGTAGCCTGGAACGCTGGAGGAGAAAAACTGTTGGTTGGCATTctttagtcttggaagactatggtgtcacgctctgaatggtggttctggaacagagtgtcctctccagtgcgcgaagcctgggtaaagtaggtatggaggataggctgttacccatgcagcaaatcccccctttccatgtcgctgaaatggtccaatggaaaggcagaggccaatacggttggttccagcggcgtcgcaggagttgccagaacgtgactgtgttcagccatgaactgcctcagggactccggctccggattttgcctcgaggttgactcctgaagccttttccataactggatgtagccacaaggcagtggaggtttgggatcagagttttccttctctcagatgagctgccttcccaggctgacgagtcccatctacccggtggctgtttagttgcctcttacgacaagtacagccaaactgagggcctattctcatcCCCAGTCCCCAGGAGGAGAGAAACTAAGAGAATGCAAACAGGAAGTTTCCTGTTCTGGTTGTCTCCTTTCTCCAGCGTTCTAGATGGCTACTCAAATTCCTCTTCTTAGCATTCaataacaggctgcaaaggaagagacaggagtgTTTGACACCACAGTAAAGGAAAATGGGTAAGTAAtggatgcctggggggggggtggagaactACGGATAAGTGAGTACATCGATATGGGGAGGAATGCCTGTACACTAAATATTCTTGTCAGCTTTTGTTTGGGTAGAAGaggaagttgtgtttttcctttttaaatggaAATAATTCTCTTCTTTCCAGCTTTTGATATGCCAAACAATATATGTTTTGAAAAAAGCTATTTCTTTTAGGGAAAAAACCTATTTGAATAGATATGATTGATGTTTCAGATTTTACTTCAAACTGTCAAGATGAGCCCTTCACCGTGGGACTTTCCAGTGGAGCTATGTTGCCGGCCTATGGCATTTGTTACACTCACAGGCTTGGATGTCGTGTATAATGCTGTTCATCGGGCAGTTTGGGATGCTTTTTGTGCAAACAGAAGAGCAGACAGAGTACCAATTTCTATCAAAGTTCTCCCGGGTGATCATGAGTATCCTAAATGTAGAACAAAGGTATTACTgtcttaaaaagaaataaataaa
This genomic interval from Tiliqua scincoides isolate rTilSci1 chromosome 6, rTilSci1.hap2, whole genome shotgun sequence contains the following:
- the RWDD4 gene encoding RWD domain-containing protein 4 isoform X1 is translated as MTANEDQEMELEALRSIYEGDECFRELSPVSFQYRIGESGDPKAFLIEISWPDTYPQTAPAISMDAFFNNAISSSIKQSILNKLMEEVEINLGTSMTYTIFEYAKDNRELFMENQPVNTVTALNNCISAGHPDVAQPSKKKEKKEQLSKTQKRKLADKTDHKGELPRGWNWVDVIKLSKTGSKDDE
- the RWDD4 gene encoding RWD domain-containing protein 4 isoform X2, giving the protein MTANEDQEMELEALRSIYEGDECFRELSPVSFQYRIGESGDPKAFLIEISWPDTYPQTAPAISMDAFFNNAISSSIKQSILNKLMEEVEINLGTSMTYTIFEYAKDNRELFMENQPVNTVTALNNCISAGHPDVAQPSKKKEKKEQLSKTQKRKLADKTDHKGELPRGWNWVDVIKLLGLRL
- the RWDD4 gene encoding RWD domain-containing protein 4 isoform X3; translation: MELEALRSIYEGDECFRELSPVSFQYRIGESGDPKAFLIEISWPDTYPQTAPAISMDAFFNNAISSSIKQSILNKLMEEVEINLGTSMTYTIFEYAKDNRELFMENQPVNTVTALNNCISAGHPDVAQPSKKKEKKEQLSKTQKRKLADKTDHKGELPRGWNWVDVIKLSKTGSKDDE